In Peptostreptococcus equinus, the DNA window CTTTTACTACTTTACCTTTTTTTACAACTCCGCCTGGTGTTGCGCTTTTTACTGTTGCAACTATTACGTCACCTACATTGGCGTACTTTCTCTTACTTCCGCCTAGAACACGTATGCATAATATTTCTCTAGCACCTGAATTATCAGCTACTTTTAAACGTGATTCCTGCTGTATCATCGCAATTCCTCCTTCTCTGTGAACTATTTTACCTTTTCAATTATTTCAACGATTCTAAATCTCTTATCTTTTGATAAAGGTCTAGTTTCCATTATTCTTACTCTATCTCCAATGTTACACATGTTCATTTCATCATGAGCTTTGTACTTCTTAGTTCTTTTTACACGTTTGTTGTATAATGGATGCTTTACGAAATCTTCGCACGCAACTACTACAGTCTTGTCCATTTTATCACTTACAACACGGCCAACTCTAACTTTTCTTCTATTTCTTTCTTCCATGTTTTATAAGCCTCCTTTTCCAATATTAAGCTCTAGCTTCGTTTAACTTTCTTTCAGTAAGAACAGTCTTAACCTTTGCTATGTCTCTTCTTACAGTTTTAATTCTAGCTGTATTCTGTAACTGACCAGTAGCTAATTGGAATCTTAAGCTAAATAACTCACTTTTGAATTCGTCTAATTTTGTTAGTAGTTCTTCAGTTGATAAATTTCTTAATTCTTTAGCTTTCATCCTATTCACCTACCTTCTCTAAATCTTCTTTCTTAACAAATTTACACTTAATTGGTAATTTGTGTGCAGCAAGTCTCATTGCTTCTCTTGCCTTTGCTTCTGGAACACCAGCTAGTTCAAACATCACTCTACCTGGTTTTACTATTGCTACCCAA includes these proteins:
- the rpsQ gene encoding 30S ribosomal protein S17: MEERNRRKVRVGRVVSDKMDKTVVVACEDFVKHPLYNKRVKRTKKYKAHDEMNMCNIGDRVRIMETRPLSKDKRFRIVEIIEKVK
- the rpmC gene encoding 50S ribosomal protein L29, coding for MKAKELRNLSTEELLTKLDEFKSELFSLRFQLATGQLQNTARIKTVRRDIAKVKTVLTERKLNEARA